The Hymenobacter swuensis DY53 genome includes the window CCAGGGTCACGTTGAGGTTGGTGCCGGCTTTCACCAGGCTGCCGAAATCGTAGCCCAGCGTCACGTTCTGCAGGCGCACGAACGAGGCGTCTTCCAGGTAAATGTTGCTCAGCGGCTGACCAGTGGTGAAGCCGGTGGTGTAGATGGCGGGCACCACGTTGGCCGAGTAGTTCAGGCCGGTATTCAGGCCGTAGTAGCTGCTCTGGCCGCCGTCTACGCTGTTGTACACGGAGCCGCCCACGTTGGAGCGCACCGTGAAGGCCAGACTCGCTTTGCCGTAGCTCAGGTTGGAGCTGAAGCCCAGAATGGCCTTGGGCGCGGGGTTCTTGCCGTACACCTTATCCCGCTCATTAATGATGCCGTCTCCGTTCTGGTCCACGTACTGCTCGATGGTGGGGCTGGCGGTGGGTCCCTGAATGGGCTTACCTGCCTCGCTGTACCGCTGCTCATACAGGAAGAAGGTATTGGGCGCGTAGCCCACGGCATTCACCTGCACAAACTGGAAGTTGCCGATGCCACCGGTAGGCGTGCCCAAGTAGGTGGGGTCCTGTACCTGTGAGAGTTTGGTGATTTTGCCCCGGTTCATGGTGGCATTGAGGTTCACGGACCAGTTCAGCCGGTCGCCCTGCAATATGTTGTAGTTCAAGGCCAGCTCCACGCCCCGGTTTTCCAGGCTCCCGATGTTGGTGAGCAGCGTGTTGGAGAGGTTGCTGCCCGCCGGAATCGGAATAACGGCCAGCAGGTCAGAGGTTTTGCGTAGATATACATCCACCGAACCGGTCAGACGGTTACCGAAGAAGCCATAGTCCAGGCCCACGTCGTAGGTTGCCGTTTGCTCCCACTGCAGGTTCCGGTCGTAGGCAGCGGGACGGAGGGTGTAGATGGTGTCCTGCCCGAAAATCTGCCGTACCGAGGGTGCCCCGAGGCTGTACTTGGCCAGGTAGGGGTAGTCACCGGCTACGTTGGTAATATCCTGCTGGCCCGTAATGCCGTAACTGGCCCGCAGCTTCAGGTCCGATACCGTTTTCGACTCAGCCAGGAAGCTTTCCTTGTTGAGGCGCCAGGCTACCGAGGCCGCCGGGAAGTAGCCCCAGCGGTTTTCGGGGCTGAAGTGCGAGGACGCATCGGCCCGCAAGGTGGCCGTCACGAGGTAGCGGTCCTTGAAGTTATAATTCGCCCGGCCGTAGTAGGAAAGCAGGGTGTACTGGGTTTTGAAGGGGTTCTGGGCTGGGTCGAGCGGGTACAGGCGCGAGCCGTCGGCCTTGTAGGCAAACCGGAAGGGCGCGTGGGTGTAGAAATCCTGGTAAGAGTAGCCGGCCAGGGCCTCCACCCGGTGGTTACCCAGCTCCTTGCTGTAGCGCAAGTAGGTTTCCAGCAGCTTGTTGTCCTTTTCCTGGCGGTAGGAGTTGTTCTGGCCCTGGGTGGAATACGCCACCGACGAGCTGGCCGGGATAAAGACAGTACCGTTGCTGCGCGACACATCATAGCCCACGTTTAGGTTGGCGTGCAGATCAGGCAGGAAATGCAGCTTGTAGTCGAGCTGCACGTTGCCGATGCTGCGCAACACCGTGCTCCGGTCCCGCTTGTCGTTGAGCAGGGCCACCGGGTTGCGGTCCGTGAGCGGGTTCGGAATAGCCCCGTCGCGCCACTCGAAGTATCCGTTGAAGCCGTCAGTGCCCGTGCTGTAAATGGGCTGGGTAGGGTTGAAGCGCACCGCGCCGCCAATGGCGCCCTGGTCGGCAAAGCGGTAGTCGGCCCAGGTGCCCTTCACGTTCACGTCAATGCGCAAATGGTCGTCCAGCAGGCGCGGGGAGAGGCCAATGGAGGCCGAGTTGCGCTTGAGGTTGCCGGTGCGCAGCGTGCCATCCTGATTCAGGTAGCCCAATGAAACCCGGTAGGGCACGTGCCGCACGCTGCCGGTCAGGCTCACGTTGTTATCGGTGGTCCAGGCAGTTTTGTAGATGGCGTCCTGCCAGTCGGTATTGGCGGTGCCGAGGTAGGCTTGGTTCAGGGCCGGAATAGTACCCTCCGCCACGGCCCGGTTCAGCAGTGCGCGGTACTCGTCGCCGCTGAGCACGTCCACCTTACCATAATTCGTGGCCCTGGATACCTGGGAGCTGATGTTCACGCGCATCTTCTCGCCATCCAGCCCTTTTTTGGTGGTGATGAGAATAACCCCGTTGGAAGCCCGGGAGCCGTAAATGGCCGTAGCCGAGGCATCCTTGAGCACCGTGAAGCTCTCAATATCCTGGGGGTTGACCAACGAAAGCGGATTGCCTGCCCCATTGATGCCCTGGTTATCCACCGGCACCCCGTCAATTACGATGAGCGGGTCATTGCTGGCGTTCAGGGAGGAGCCGCCCCGGATGCGAATCACACTGGCTTCGCCGGGTGCTCCGCCGCCGGTGGTAATCTGTACGCCGGCCACCTTGCCCTGCACCAGTTGCTCGGGCGAAGTCACTTGGCCTTTCACAAAGTCCTTAGTGGTTACCGTGGTTACGGAGCCCGTCACATCTTGGCGGCGAGCAGTGCCGTAGCCCACTACCACGGCCTCATTGAGCAGAGTCGTGTTGTCGCTGAGGGTGGCTGCCGCTACCTGGGTGGCCTGGCCTTCCGTCACCGTTACCGGCGTCCGTACGGTATTCAGCCCAATAGAGGAAAATACCAGCGTATGCGGACCGGCGGGCACATTAGCAATGGTATAGTTACCGCTGCCATCGGTGGAGGCTCCGAGCGAGGTGCCTTCCACCAGCACCGTCACGCCCGGAATGCCCTGGCCTGTGCTATCGACCACGCGGCCGGTTACCGTGCCGCCGGCCACAGCCGCCAGGCGAGCAAAATCAGGGGTAGCTGCGGCGTTTGCCGAGCGCGGCGCGGCCAGCGTGCTTCCGATAGAAAGCAAACCCAGCGCGGGCAAAACCAACCGGGCATGAGAAGGCCAGGAAGAGAGTGGGAATAGTAGGGGTACCGGCATGAGAGCAGGGTTAAGGGCGGGAATGGCTTGTACTCGACGCAGTACCCAGTACCTGAATAAGGCCCCGGCCACGCATACACGCGACCAGCCTGGTAACTGGGAACGGAGCAAAAGAATACCCTCCCTCTCTCAAGCGAAACTTATCAAACCCGGATCAAGAAAATATAGATTGTATTGGGTGCTATGTTTTTGTTTAACAAATAATTAAAAAGGAAATAAGTGGAGAAAATATTAAGGTAATATGACCTATTTTTTGCTCGTAAACCCAGGCAGGTATGCCCGATAGGCAAGGTGGAGGAGAGAATATATAGTCTATAGTGACTACTCACTTTGCTCCGTTTGCGCAACCGGACATGGTTCGATAGAAATGCAAAAAGCCTGCTTCTCTCTGGGAGAAACAGGCTTCAGAATTGGCTTGTTAAAACGTGGCTCAGGTGCGCTGCCCGGGACCGGCTACTACCTCAATCATGTCTTCCGGAGCAAGGTATTGCTGCGCCAACTCCTGCAGCGTTGAGGCACTGACGGCCTGAACATGGCTGATGAAATCGGAGTAATAGGTGGCGGGTAGGTTATAAAAGACCAGGTTCTTGTACTTATCGCACTGCTCGAATACGGTGCTGAGCTCATTGGCGAATTTGCCGGCCATGTAGTTTTTCACCGTCTGCAGCTCACTTTCAGGCACCAATTCCTCCTGCAGGCGGTGCAGCTCATGATGCACTTCCCGAATAGCTGCGTCGGCACTGGCTGCATTTACATCGGAACCAATCACGAAGCTGGTAGCCTGCTCACGCGGGCCGATACTGGCGTAAATGCCGTAAGTCAGGCCTTTATCTTCCCGGATGTTCTTCATCAGGCGGGAGCCGAAGTACCCACCAAGTACCTTCGCCAGTACCTGTAAATCATGCGTTTGAGGATGACTGAGAGCTGGCCACAACCGCCCGATGCGCAGAGAAGCCTGTAGGCTGCCTTCCACCAGCACGTAATCCTGGGCCGGGGCACTGGCCGGAAAAGCAGCCGCAACGGCCTCTATTCCGCTGCTAATGCCGGGAACAGCTCCCAGTATATCCTGTACAAGCGCATCCTGAACCGGGCTGACATCTCCGCAAAGGAAAAGCTCGGCTCCGGTAAAGGTGTATGCCTGCTGATGAAAAGTGCGGACCTGCTCTGTGGTGACGCGCTGGAAGGCTGTTTCGTCAAACTTGACCCCGTACGGATAGGTTGCCCCGAAGAGGTTGCTGGAGAACTGCTCGGCGGCGAGGTAGCTGGTTTTCTGCCGCTCAACCCGCACGTTCTGCACGGTGCGGGTTTGCAGCTGCGTCAGTTCGGCTTCCGGAAAGGTAGGCTCGGTGAGCACATCAAGAACCAGCGGCAGCAGCTTTTCCAGATGCCGGGTCAGGCAGTAGAGGGTGAGGGTAGCGCGGTCAAAGCCCTGGTCGCACTCCAGCGAGGCGCCGTAAAAGGCTATTTCGTCGGCAATCTGGCGGGCAGTGCGGGTGCGGGTGCCTTCCAGCAGCATGCGGGCCGTGAGCAACGATACGCCGGGGGCCGGCTCGTACCATTTACCGGCTTTAAATACTACCTGCAGCCGAACTACGGGTTGCGCATCATTGCGCATCACATGCAGGCGGGCTCCGTTAGGGAGCGAAAACACGTCAGCCGCGGGCAGCTTTACGCTGGCCAGCGGCTGAACGGGAGGAGCGACTGTGCGGTCGAGCATCAAAAGGAGAGGAGAGTTAGTTGGTTGGGCTGTCTGAAGAACCGAAGGCTTCGCTCAGCTCGTTGAAGTTAAAGTGCAGGGAGACACGTAAGGTTTGCGCCAGCGGGTTGGCCTTGGAGTTAGGAACCAGGTACGTGCCATCCACCCCGAAAACTTGGTAGCGTACTCCGGCCCCAAAGCTTAGATATTGCCGGTCACCCTTCATGGGGTTTTCGTAGAAATAGCCTACGCGGGCCATCAGCAAATCGTTGTACACGTACTCCAGGCCCGCCGAGAGGTTGATTTCCTTCATTTCCTCACTGAAACCGCCGGGCGCGTCGCTGAAGGAACTGGTAATGCCGCGCACGATGCCGTAGTTGGCCCGCTTCTCATTCTCGGCAACTACCGCCGGGGCCTGACGGTTATCAGTGGGGTCATTTACATCATAGAAAGGAGTTGGAACCAACAGCTTGTTGGCGTCCACCGTCACCGTTAATCTGTTGTAGGCGTCCAGCTCCCGGGTAATGGCCGTGCCCAGCTTCAGGTTGGTGGGCAGGAAATCCGGCTGATTGGCATCGGTGTACGTGATTTTGTTACCGATATTCGATACCGCCGCGCCAAGGGCCAGATTGTACTCGCCCGCCCCGATGGAAAGGTCGGTGGTGTAGTAGGCCCCCAGATCAACGGCTATGGCGTTGCCGGGATTAGAGTCGGTGCTGCCGCCAGTGAGGTTGGAGCGAACATAGCGGGCATTCAGACCCACGCCAAAGTTGTCGCTCAGCTTTTGGCCGTAGCCTACCGTAAAGGCGTATTCCTTGGGGTTGAAGGAACCGTTCGGCTGATTATTGGCCGTGCGGTAATCAATCTGGCCCAGATCGAAATACATCAGGTTGGCCGAAATTGTCGACCGCTCACCAAGTTTGCTGGTGCCACTCAGGTAAGCCAGACCCATATCATTGGCAATGCTGGCCAGCCAGGGAGTGTAGGATGCTGCCGCGCTGTACTGGTACCGCACAAAGCCCAGCTTGCCCGGGTTATAGTACCCGGCGTTGGCATCGGGGCTGATGGCAACCCCGGCCTCACCTAAAGCCGAAGAACGCGCATCGGGGCTGATGGTGAGAATGGGCACAGCGGTGGTAATGGCATTGACCCGGCTCTGGGCGTGGGTAGCAGTAGCAGCCAGACCAAGCAGACCAGGCAGCAGCACAGAGCGCAGGGACAGTTTCGGCAGTGTCATAAGGGAAGAAAGAATGGAGGCGGAAGGTAGGCGAAATAGCCCGATGGGTTGATTAGTTGAGCAAAACCAGTTTCTCGTATTTCGATGCGGTAGTCGTAGCCGAGCCGTTGGCTGAGCGTGTGCGCACGCTTACGCGGTACACGTACACGCCCCGGGCCAGCTGGTCCTGGTACTCATCGCGGCCGTCCCAGGTGACGGCCGAAACGTGGGAGCCGCTGCCAAAAGCCGAGCCCTGCAACGTGCGCACCAATTTACCCGACACCGTAAAAATCTGCACCTGAATGTCCAGATCCTCACCGCTCCGGTTATGGTCGAAATGGAAGGTGGTGTTGCGGGCAAACGGGTTAGGATAGTTCAGGACGTGCTGCAGGGCCAGTTTCTCGGTGGGTGCGGCCACAAACTCCACTGAGCGCTCCGCGGAGTTATTCCACGTGTCCCAGGCTTTTACGCGCAGCTCGTGGGGGCCAGCCGTGAGGTCCTTGAACTTGTATTCTACCCGGCCCACCTGAAAACTATCGGTTTTGGCGGTGTAGAAGGAGTTGAGAATGGTCACTTTGCTGGCGTCCCCGTCCAGGGTGGCCGTAAGGTCGTGCCCGATGCCGGTACCGGCCGTGTTGATACCACTTTCGTCGCGCAGATTGCCCAGCATGGTGGTAGTAAGACCCGTGAGCCCGCCAAATACAAACTGCTCATTATCCATGAACAGCTGGATGCGCGGCGGAATAGTGTCGCGGTAAGCCAGGGGAGACGCGTCGCCTACCGATACCAGCATCTGGCCGTGAGCATCGGTGCGGGAAGCGGCATCGGAGGCATACAGGCTGATTTTGCCCAGCCCTACGCTGTAATTGATATCCTTGGGCACGACAAACTGCACGTTGAACTGCCCGTTGCGCACCGTGGCCGGCCCATCATACAGCACATTCTCCCGGATGGTAATGGGTACCGTCGGCGAATTGGCCTCGTTAGCCAGTGTCATCACCACCGACTTCTTCTCGAAGACCTGCACGTTGGCCGTACCGTTGAAAGCATTATTCAGGCGGCCTCCTTGGCGCACTTCGCCTTTCAACTCCACCCGTTGAAGAGCCTTAAGCGTATCGGTCTGGGCCGCGCCGGCAGTTTTGCCATTGATTTGCGTGATGACTGCCAGTTGCTCCGGGTAGGCCAAACGCATAGATGGATCGCCGAGCAGAGCGTAATTGCGGTTGTTGTCGCCGGCCACGGCGATGTTCTTAGCCGTCTGGCAGATGTCGCCGATGCGGGGCATCGTGCCATCGGAGCGAGGCTTGAATAGGTCGTTGAAGAACTCAATAGCCAACGACTGGTTTTTATCGGCATACACCACGCGGGTAGTAGTGAGCAGCCCAATAGAGCCGCCGCTGATATCGGTGAGCGACAGTTCCCCGGCAGAGGTAAACTCCGGGTTATCATAGGTGCTGAAGTCGCAAGTGCCGGTAAATAGGAAGGGCAGCGTGGCGCTGTTCTGAAGCCGCTGAACTGAACCATTTGTCAAGATCTGCTCATCGGCCCAACTCCGTGGGCTGCCGTGACCTATGTAGTTGATCAGCAGAGAGCCTTTTTCAAACGCCTCGTCCAGTGCCTTTTCAGCTGCTGGGGAGCGTTGGCCGGCCGCCACAATGGTCTGCGGATACAGGTCGAGGTACTGCTTGTACACATTGTAGCTGCGCGCTTTAGCCAAGGTATCTAACGGATTAGCAAGCTGGTCGCTGTAGTAGCTGAACAGGTTGCCGTCCCCATCATCGGCCACGAAGGTCAGGCGGTTGCGCCACTTGCCGTAGCTGCTGGCCGCGTCGTAGCCAATCAGCTTTTTCACCACTAGAGTGGCCTGGTCAATGGTGCGGACGGGTAGGCGGCCCACGGCTACATCCATCAACTCGTTGCTGGTGTTGGGTAGCCAGGCCCCCTCGTTGTCATCGAGCAGGGCATAGTAATCGTCGGAGGAGTAGGTGAGGCCTTGGGCATTCGGGCGGGCCCCCATCACCAGGTCAAAGCCTTCCACCGACTCATACACCGGCACGAAGTTCTGGTTGATTTTATCGGCGTTAGCCGGCAAACGGTCCTTCCACCAATCAGGCAGCTTAGTGGCATCGTTGGTGATGTCGGCCTTATAGTCGTACGAGGCGTCGCCGAACAGCAGCAGATACTGGCGGCTGCTAGTGGTGTTCCGGTCGTACACCATCTTCATGAAGTCCCGAATGGCCGTTACGTCCTGCGCCCCGGAGCCGAACTCATTGTACACCTGGGTGGTGGTTACTACCTGCACCGTAAGCCCGTCGCGGGTGGTACGGTGAGCGGCCAGGGCGTTGGCGGCCGTCAGGAAAGCTGGGTGCGTGAGAATAACCAGCTCCAGCTTGCCATCAAGGTTGAGGGCGTGCAGGTTCTGGTTGCCGACTTTACCAAAACCGCGCGGCGTAGGGAAGTTGCTGCCGGTGAAGGCTACAAACTCGCGTACCGAATCGGTGCGGGCCAGAAAAGTGCCGCTGGTGTGGGCCACTGCCGCCGGCCGGCGCGGATTGGTTACTTCCCAGATGGTAGCTCCCGTGGCGTTGGCCAGCTCAAACTGACTAATAGCCGCCGCGCTAATGTTCTCAAGGGAGCGAAATTCCAGCAGGCTGCCATTCAGGCGAAGCTGGCGCTGGGCATTCAGCTCCAAGTAGTCGAGGTAGCCCTTAGCGCCCGGATCGGTTCCCCCGGCGTACGTCAGGCTTATTTTTACCTCTGATGGCGAGGTGCCCGGAACCGTGTAGGCTATATTGGAGAGGTTGGTATTGGCTATTTCCGGGTAGCAGCCGTAGCCGCCGGTGCAGTTGTAGCCCGGTACCACTTGGCTTACGGTATTCTGCCCATTTATACTGGTCTGGAAAACGGATGCGGAAGAGGAGGCCGCCACCACGGAAGACGTAACCTGTGCCGCCGAGCCGGCTACCAGATCAGTTACCGGAAAAGTAACCTCGCGCTGTGTCCCGGAGGCGGTGGAAAACTGCTCGCCTACCCACACCCGCCCCGATTTGGCCAGATTCTGCAGCTCCCGCTCATAGAACTGCCGCTCATTGAAGGTGGTAATACGAGCCGAAGCCGACCCGCTTACAGCGGACCTCGGGGCTACCCGCCGGCCGCCACTGGTGCCTGCTGTCAGGAAATAATAAGCAGTATCGGCGTAGGGGTTTTGCTGGTGCCGGAATCGGTTGCTCAGGCCGTCGCGCGTCCAAGTGTGGGGGCCCCGGGCGTAGAACAGAAAGTATTCGTTGTCGTCGAAGGTGGCGTTGCCGTCGCCCACGAACTGGATGGCGTTTTCGGCGAGGTCATCGGGGCGGTAGGCACTGTTGAGCTGGGGCAGGGTGCCCATAGCGTTGCCGTAGAGGCGCAGCCGGTTAGGGTCGAGGCCCTGCACATTCATGCCCAATCCGCTTAGCGTGGCTTTGTCGAGCTTATATATACCATTGCTTGGCACCCCAATCTTAAACCAGTCACCCTGGCTGAGCGCGGAAGTACGGGTATAGATGCGGGAAGCAGTAAGGCGTTGAGCGGCCGTGGTGTAGGCGTAAGTGAAGGAAACCAGCTTTTCGGGTTGGCCGGTCTGGGCATTGCGGCGTAGCGGCTGGATGGCCAGCAGCGTAACCGGCTGCCGGGTATCGGTACCCGAAATCAACTGTAACGTGGGAGTCGTAGGCAGCGCGGCCAGATCCAGTTGCTTAGCGTCTGCGGCCACCACCGGCTCATACACCGCGTCGCGAAGCTGGCCCTGGGCTACGATGCCAGCCAAGCGCAGCTGTAGGGTACCCACCTGCTCGTTGGCGCGGAACGACGCGCCCCGAAACGACGGTACCTGCCGCTTTTGCCCCCGTATGGCAATCGGCTCCTTGCCCGTCCAGGTGACGCGGGCTCGTACTACCTGCTCCGACTGTGCCCAAGCAGTCTGCCCGGCCATCGTCAAAACCAGGACAACCAGCCACCAGACCGTAGAATACCGCATACGCAAAGCTCAAGAATCAGCGAAAAGGAAAAAGATGCTTTCGAGGGGCAACAGGTGGGCGGGCAACACAGTTCAGCAGTGGCTATTTAACTACTTACGTGAGTAATTATTGCAGTCTGCCAAGAGAAAAAACGTTCAATCAGGTAAACGTATTCCGTTCCGACTATGGATTGCCGGGGTGGTTACGCGGCTTCGATTTTGGGCTTTGCGGGGCTCAGCACCGAGAGCAGCACGTACAACAAAATAATCAGCGGAATGGCGGCGGCCCATAGCCACAAAAGCAGCCCAACGCTCAGCAGCAGGAACACAAACCGCACTTGGTTGTCCTGCCAGCGAAAGGACTTAAACTTCAAGGCAAAGAGCGGCAACTCGGCTACCAGCAGCCCGGAAAGTACCAGCGTGAGCCCCAGCAGCACCCACGGATTCAGCACGTAGGGGCTGAGGGCAAACCGGTCGTTGGCCAGAATCAGGGGCAGCGAGGTGACCACCAGGGTGCAGGCTGGCGTGGGCAGGCCAATAAAGGAATCGGACTGGCGGGTATCATTATTGAATTTGGCCAGCCGCAGTGCCGAAAACACCGTCACGATAAAGCCGGCGTAGGGCAACCAGTTGGGCATTCCGGCCCCACTTTGCCGCAGCAGATCAAAGAGGAAGGCTCCCGGTACTACCCCAAACGACACGACATCGGCCAAGGAATCCAGGTCTTTGCCGATGGGGGAGGAGACGTGGAGTGCCCGCGCCAGTAAGCCGTCGAAGAAATCGAACAAAGCCGAAAGCCCAACGAAATAGGCGGCTGTTTCCAGGTTGCCAGCAAAAATTTGGCAGATGGCCAGGCAGCCCGAAAAGAGGTTCAGGCAGGTAACGGCGTTGGGAAGATGCTTTTTCAAGTAGAAGCGGCTGATTAGAAAAGCTACAGAAAGGCAGCGGCCCGGGGCACCAGGTCAGCTACAAAGCAATGGCAGGTAGCCGGCGGCCTTATTTCAGGAAAGGGTTACTGCGACGTTCCTGTCCTATAGTGGTAACCGGGCCGTGGCCGGAGTACACTACCGTCTCGTCGGGGAGCGTCAGGAGCTGGGTTTTGATGCTGGTAATGAGCGTGGCATAGTCGCCGCCGGGCAAATCGGTGCGGCCGATGCTGCCCTGAAACAGCACGTCGCCCCCAATTACGGTGCTGGTAGGAGCGTGGTAGAACACCACGTGGCCGGGTGCGTGGCCGGGCGCAAACCGAACTTCCAGCTCCGTTTCCCCAAAGCGGACTGGCTCACCGGGCGTCAGAAAACCGGTGGGCTCGGCCGGGTTATACTTCGGGAAGCCGTAGCTAGGCGCATACGTCGGTACTGCCCGGAGCGTAGCCAGGTCAGCCTCGTGAATTAGGAAGGGTACCTTATAGGTATCGAGAATGAATTGATTGCCGAAGACGTGGTCGATGTGGCAATGCGTGTTCACCAGTAACACCACCTGCAGGCCCTGGGCAGCAATGAATTGTTGGAGAGCTTCCTGCTCGGCCGGCTCGTAGCAGC containing:
- a CDS encoding SusC/RagA family TonB-linked outer membrane protein; this translates as MLSIGSTLAAPRSANAAATPDFARLAAVAGGTVTGRVVDSTGQGIPGVTVLVEGTSLGASTDGSGNYTIANVPAGPHTLVFSSIGLNTVRTPVTVTEGQATQVAAATLSDNTTLLNEAVVVGYGTARRQDVTGSVTTVTTKDFVKGQVTSPEQLVQGKVAGVQITTGGGAPGEASVIRIRGGSSLNASNDPLIVIDGVPVDNQGINGAGNPLSLVNPQDIESFTVLKDASATAIYGSRASNGVILITTKKGLDGEKMRVNISSQVSRATNYGKVDVLSGDEYRALLNRAVAEGTIPALNQAYLGTANTDWQDAIYKTAWTTDNNVSLTGSVRHVPYRVSLGYLNQDGTLRTGNLKRNSASIGLSPRLLDDHLRIDVNVKGTWADYRFADQGAIGGAVRFNPTQPIYSTGTDGFNGYFEWRDGAIPNPLTDRNPVALLNDKRDRSTVLRSIGNVQLDYKLHFLPDLHANLNVGYDVSRSNGTVFIPASSSVAYSTQGQNNSYRQEKDNKLLETYLRYSKELGNHRVEALAGYSYQDFYTHAPFRFAYKADGSRLYPLDPAQNPFKTQYTLLSYYGRANYNFKDRYLVTATLRADASSHFSPENRWGYFPAASVAWRLNKESFLAESKTVSDLKLRASYGITGQQDITNVAGDYPYLAKYSLGAPSVRQIFGQDTIYTLRPAAYDRNLQWEQTATYDVGLDYGFFGNRLTGSVDVYLRKTSDLLAVIPIPAGSNLSNTLLTNIGSLENRGVELALNYNILQGDRLNWSVNLNATMNRGKITKLSQVQDPTYLGTPTGGIGNFQFVQVNAVGYAPNTFFLYEQRYSEAGKPIQGPTASPTIEQYVDQNGDGIINERDKVYGKNPAPKAILGFSSNLSYGKASLAFTVRSNVGGSVYNSVDGGQSSYYGLNTGLNYSANVVPAIYTTGFTTGQPLSNIYLEDASFVRLQNVTLGYDFGSLVKAGTNLNVTLAAQNLLLLTSYSGLDPERATGVDSNFYPLPRTITLGLNLGF
- a CDS encoding M16 family metallopeptidase: MLDRTVAPPVQPLASVKLPAADVFSLPNGARLHVMRNDAQPVVRLQVVFKAGKWYEPAPGVSLLTARMLLEGTRTRTARQIADEIAFYGASLECDQGFDRATLTLYCLTRHLEKLLPLVLDVLTEPTFPEAELTQLQTRTVQNVRVERQKTSYLAAEQFSSNLFGATYPYGVKFDETAFQRVTTEQVRTFHQQAYTFTGAELFLCGDVSPVQDALVQDILGAVPGISSGIEAVAAAFPASAPAQDYVLVEGSLQASLRIGRLWPALSHPQTHDLQVLAKVLGGYFGSRLMKNIREDKGLTYGIYASIGPREQATSFVIGSDVNAASADAAIREVHHELHRLQEELVPESELQTVKNYMAGKFANELSTVFEQCDKYKNLVFYNLPATYYSDFISHVQAVSASTLQELAQQYLAPEDMIEVVAGPGQRT
- the porV gene encoding type IX secretion system outer membrane channel protein PorV, with protein sequence MTLPKLSLRSVLLPGLLGLAATATHAQSRVNAITTAVPILTISPDARSSALGEAGVAISPDANAGYYNPGKLGFVRYQYSAAASYTPWLASIANDMGLAYLSGTSKLGERSTISANLMYFDLGQIDYRTANNQPNGSFNPKEYAFTVGYGQKLSDNFGVGLNARYVRSNLTGGSTDSNPGNAIAVDLGAYYTTDLSIGAGEYNLALGAAVSNIGNKITYTDANQPDFLPTNLKLGTAITRELDAYNRLTVTVDANKLLVPTPFYDVNDPTDNRQAPAVVAENEKRANYGIVRGITSSFSDAPGGFSEEMKEINLSAGLEYVYNDLLMARVGYFYENPMKGDRQYLSFGAGVRYQVFGVDGTYLVPNSKANPLAQTLRVSLHFNFNELSEAFGSSDSPTN
- the porU gene encoding type IX secretion system sortase PorU, translated to MRYSTVWWLVVLVLTMAGQTAWAQSEQVVRARVTWTGKEPIAIRGQKRQVPSFRGASFRANEQVGTLQLRLAGIVAQGQLRDAVYEPVVAADAKQLDLAALPTTPTLQLISGTDTRQPVTLLAIQPLRRNAQTGQPEKLVSFTYAYTTAAQRLTASRIYTRTSALSQGDWFKIGVPSNGIYKLDKATLSGLGMNVQGLDPNRLRLYGNAMGTLPQLNSAYRPDDLAENAIQFVGDGNATFDDNEYFLFYARGPHTWTRDGLSNRFRHQQNPYADTAYYFLTAGTSGGRRVAPRSAVSGSASARITTFNERQFYERELQNLAKSGRVWVGEQFSTASGTQREVTFPVTDLVAGSAAQVTSSVVAASSSASVFQTSINGQNTVSQVVPGYNCTGGYGCYPEIANTNLSNIAYTVPGTSPSEVKISLTYAGGTDPGAKGYLDYLELNAQRQLRLNGSLLEFRSLENISAAAISQFELANATGATIWEVTNPRRPAAVAHTSGTFLARTDSVREFVAFTGSNFPTPRGFGKVGNQNLHALNLDGKLELVILTHPAFLTAANALAAHRTTRDGLTVQVVTTTQVYNEFGSGAQDVTAIRDFMKMVYDRNTTSSRQYLLLFGDASYDYKADITNDATKLPDWWKDRLPANADKINQNFVPVYESVEGFDLVMGARPNAQGLTYSSDDYYALLDDNEGAWLPNTSNELMDVAVGRLPVRTIDQATLVVKKLIGYDAASSYGKWRNRLTFVADDGDGNLFSYYSDQLANPLDTLAKARSYNVYKQYLDLYPQTIVAAGQRSPAAEKALDEAFEKGSLLINYIGHGSPRSWADEQILTNGSVQRLQNSATLPFLFTGTCDFSTYDNPEFTSAGELSLTDISGGSIGLLTTTRVVYADKNQSLAIEFFNDLFKPRSDGTMPRIGDICQTAKNIAVAGDNNRNYALLGDPSMRLAYPEQLAVITQINGKTAGAAQTDTLKALQRVELKGEVRQGGRLNNAFNGTANVQVFEKKSVVMTLANEANSPTVPITIRENVLYDGPATVRNGQFNVQFVVPKDINYSVGLGKISLYASDAASRTDAHGQMLVSVGDASPLAYRDTIPPRIQLFMDNEQFVFGGLTGLTTTMLGNLRDESGINTAGTGIGHDLTATLDGDASKVTILNSFYTAKTDSFQVGRVEYKFKDLTAGPHELRVKAWDTWNNSAERSVEFVAAPTEKLALQHVLNYPNPFARNTTFHFDHNRSGEDLDIQVQIFTVSGKLVRTLQGSAFGSGSHVSAVTWDGRDEYQDQLARGVYVYRVSVRTRSANGSATTTASKYEKLVLLN
- the pssA gene encoding CDP-diacylglycerol--serine O-phosphatidyltransferase, whose product is MKKHLPNAVTCLNLFSGCLAICQIFAGNLETAAYFVGLSALFDFFDGLLARALHVSSPIGKDLDSLADVVSFGVVPGAFLFDLLRQSGAGMPNWLPYAGFIVTVFSALRLAKFNNDTRQSDSFIGLPTPACTLVVTSLPLILANDRFALSPYVLNPWVLLGLTLVLSGLLVAELPLFALKFKSFRWQDNQVRFVFLLLSVGLLLWLWAAAIPLIILLYVLLSVLSPAKPKIEAA
- a CDS encoding MBL fold metallo-hydrolase; the encoded protein is MTVSGFTFNAFSENTYLLHDTTGHCVVVDPGCYEPAEQEALQQFIAAQGLQVVLLVNTHCHIDHVFGNQFILDTYKVPFLIHEADLATLRAVPTYAPSYGFPKYNPAEPTGFLTPGEPVRFGETELEVRFAPGHAPGHVVFYHAPTSTVIGGDVLFQGSIGRTDLPGGDYATLITSIKTQLLTLPDETVVYSGHGPVTTIGQERRSNPFLK